A window of Brachybacterium fresconis contains these coding sequences:
- a CDS encoding TraR/DksA family transcriptional regulator has product MARGRAAQLLSRRREVESRLQEIEDELTALRRTREGAADDDEHDPDGVPLSEQWSRLEGLRRARAGVLAGVDQAEARLERGEDGRCRRCGGAISPARLAARPEATTCIDCAF; this is encoded by the coding sequence GTGGCCCGTGGGCGTGCCGCGCAGCTCTTGTCGCGTCGGCGCGAGGTGGAGTCGCGGCTGCAGGAGATCGAGGACGAGCTCACGGCGCTGCGTCGCACCCGTGAGGGCGCGGCGGACGACGACGAGCACGATCCCGACGGGGTGCCGCTGTCGGAGCAGTGGTCCCGCCTGGAGGGCCTGCGGCGTGCGCGGGCCGGCGTGCTCGCCGGGGTCGACCAGGCGGAGGCGCGCCTGGAACGCGGTGAGGACGGCCGCTGCCGACGCTGCGGAGGCGCGATCTCCCCGGCGCGGCTCGCGGCCCGCCCCGAGGCCACGACCTGCATCGACTGCGCCTTCTGA